From one Lycium ferocissimum isolate CSIRO_LF1 chromosome 7, AGI_CSIRO_Lferr_CH_V1, whole genome shotgun sequence genomic stretch:
- the LOC132064887 gene encoding methylcrotonoyl-CoA carboxylase beta chain, mitochondrial: MEGGGSEAVKRHRSRNKFLPRERIDRLIDPGSSFLELSQLAGHELYQESLPSGGIVIGIGTIHKRLCMLVANDPTVKGGSYFPITVKKHLRAQEIAAQCKLPCIYLVDSGGAFLPKQAEVFPDKENFGRIFYNQAVMSSEGIPQIALVLGSCTAGGAYIPAMADESVMVKGNGTIFLAGPPLVKAATGEEVSAEDLGGATVHCKTSGVSDYFAHDELHALAIGRNIVKNLHMAGGPEVSGQTRADYKEPLYDVKELRNIAPSDLKQSFDVRSIIARIVDGSEFDEFKKLYGTTLVTGFGRICGQPVGILGNNGILFMESAQKGAHFIELCTQRNIPLIFLQNITGFMVGSKSEASGIAKAGAKMVMAVSCAKVPKITVVIGGSFGAGNYAMCGRAYSPNFMFFWPNARISVMGGPQAAGVLAQVEGATKKKRGIQWTKEEEEKFKAEVVEAYDKEGSPYYATSRLWDDGIIDPADTRKILSLCISASLNRGPEATKYGVFRM; the protein is encoded by the exons ATGGAAGGAGGAGGATCAGAAGCGGTGAAGAGGCATAGGAGTAGGAATAAGTTTCTTCCTAGAGAGAGGATCGATCGGCTTATTGACCCTGGCTCTTCATTCCTTGAGCTTTCTCAG CTTGCGGGTCATGAATTGTACCAAGAGTCATTACCATCTGGCGGAATAGTTATTGGAATTGGAACAATACACAAGAGACTCTGTATGTTGGTGGCAAATGATCCCACAGTCAAAGGTGGAAGTTACTTTCCTATAACTGTCAAGAAACATCTCAGGGCACAAGAGATTGCTGCTCAATGCAAACTACCATGTATATATCTTGTTGATAGTGGTGGAGCTTTCCTTCCAAAGCAAGCCGAGGTTTTTCCTGACAAAGAAAATTTTGGGAGAATATTTTACAATCAAGCTGTGATGTCTTCAGAAGGTATTCCTCAGATCGCACTGGTGTTAGGTTCTTGTACTGCTGGAGGAGCTTACATTCCTGCAATGGCTGATGAGAGTGTAATGGTCAAAGGGAATGGTACCATATTTTTGGCTGGACCTCCTCTTGTTAAG GCAGCTACTGGTGAGGAAGTTTCTGCGGAAGACCTTGGAGGTGCAACTGTGCATTGTAAGACATCAGGGGTTTCAGACTACTTTGCCCATG ATGAACTACATGCGCTTGCTATAGGAAGGAATATTGTTAAGAACCTGCACATGGCTGGTGGTCCAGAAGTGTCTGGACAAACTAGAGCTGACTATAAAGAACCTCTGTATGATGTGAAAGAACTTCGCAACATTGCACCATCAGACCTCAAACAGTCCTTTGATGTTCGATCAATTATTGCTCGCATTGTTGATGGAagtgaatttgatgaattcaaGAAACTGTATGGCACT ACACTTGTGACTGGCTTTGGAAGAATTTGTGGACAGCCAGTAGGGATCCTTGGAAACAACGGGATACTGTTTATGGAATCTGCTCAAAAAGGCGCACACTTTATTGAATTATGTACTCAACGTAACATTCCTCTGATCTTCCTTCAGAATATTACCGGATTTATG GTTGGGTCCAAATCCGAGGCAAGTGGTATTGCCAAAGCTGGAGCCAAAATGGTGATGGCAGTCTCTTGTGCGAAG GTTCCGAAGATCACGGTAGTTATCGGTGGAAGCTTTGGGGCTGGCAATTATGCCATGTGTGGACGTGCATATAGTCCAAATTTCATGTTCTTCTGGCCAAATGCTCGAATATCTGTAATGGGAGGTCCACAG GCTGCTGGAGTCCTTGCTCAAGTAGAGGGTGCCACCAAGAAAAAGAGGGGAATTCAG TGGACaaaggaagaggaagagaagTTCAAGGCTGAAGTTGTAGAGGCGTATGACAAAGAGGGCAGTCCATATTATGCCACATCAAGGCTTTGGGATGATGGCATAATCGATCCAGCAGACACGAGGAAAATATTGAGCCTTTGCATCTCTGCTTCCTTGAATCGTGGACCAGAAGCTACAAAATATGGTGTCTTCAGAATGTGA